The genome window GTGCGATAATAGAAATTGACCATCCACTGATCATCGCTCTTCATAAAATCTACCTTGATCCCTCGAATGCCCCACTTTTCGAATTGGGTCATGGCCTCTTCCATCTTGTCGTCCAGCGCCTTCCAGGTGGTCCACAGCACCAGGCCGACGTTTTTCTCTCTGCTGTAACGCACCAGCTCTTCCATATCCACTTCCGGCACGACCTTCATCAGGTCCTTGAGATCGTACCAGCCTTCATCGAGGATGATATAGGGGATGCCGTATTTGGCGGCGAAATCGATATAGTGTTTGTACGTGGCGGTGTTGACCCCGGCCTTGAAATCCACGCCGTACAGGTTCAGTGCGTTCCACCAGTCCCAGGCCACCTTGCCCGGTTTGATCCAGCTGGTCTCCTTGAGCGCACAGGGGCTGGCCAGCTTGAAGGTCATCTCGGATTCTATCAACTGTTTGTCCGCATGGGCGATGATGAGATAGCGCCAGGGAAAGCTGCGCGTGCCTTTGGTCTCAGCCAGGTAATTCGCATGGCGCAGAATCCGGACATCGCGGTCACCGGACAGCCTGGTTTCCAGCGCCGCCTGACTGAGCAATCCCTGCAGAGTGTGAGCGGTGCTGCCTCCCCGCAGCCACAGGCCCGGATAGTCCTCCAGATCCGCCTCGGAGATCAGCACTTTGGGTCCGTCGGC of bacterium contains these proteins:
- a CDS encoding glycoside hydrolase family 97 protein, yielding MNNFSVLALLVFMLGATLQARPVVVKSPDGRIETTINTDKQLTWSVVSQGVTVLEASPLSMTFDNGVVAGKNMQGVKSRIRSVNQVLTPVVAVKNDRILDHYNEAEISSRDGYSVVFRCYNDGVAYRFITRFAKPVRVMDEEVRLVFSGDHATWFPEEESMFSHNERVYLDVKLSDISNDRMCSLPMMVRIADGPKVLISEADLEDYPGLWLRGGSTAHTLQGLLSQAALETRLSGDRDVRILRHANYLAETKGTRSFPWRYLIIAHADKQLIESEMTFKLASPCALKETSWIKPGKVAWDWWNALNLYGVDFKAGVNTATYKHYIDFAAKYGIPYIILDEGWYDLKDLMKVVPEVDMEELVRYSREKNVGLVLWTTWKALDDKMEEAMTQFEKWGIRGIKVDFMKSDDQWMVNFYYRT